One Peromyscus leucopus breed LL Stock chromosome 6, UCI_PerLeu_2.1, whole genome shotgun sequence genomic region harbors:
- the LOC114701361 gene encoding calponin-3 isoform X2 — MGIGTNFQLGLKDGIILCELINKLQPGSVKKVNESSLNWPQLENIGNFIKAIQAYGMKPHDIFEANDLFENGNMTQVQTTLVALAGLAKTKGFHTTIDIGVKYAEKQTRRFDEGKLKAGQSVIGLQMGTNKCASQAGMTAYGTRRHLYDPKMQTDKPFDQTTISLQMGTNKGASQAGMLAPGTRRDIYDQKLTLQPVDNSTISLQMGTNKVASQKGMSVYGLGRQVYDPKYCAAPTEPVIHNGSQGTGTNGSEISDSDYQAEYPDEYHGEYTDDYPREYQYGDDQGIDY; from the exons ATGGGCATTGGCACCAACTTCCAGCTGGGCCTCAAGGACGGCATCATCCTCTGCGA actCATAAACAAGCTACAGCCAGGCTCTGTGAAGAAAGTCAATGAATCCTCACTAAACTGGCCTCAG TTGGAGAATATCGGCAACTTTATTAAAGCCATTCAGGCTTATGGCATGAAGCCCCATGACATATTTGAAGCAAATGATCTTTTTGAGAATGGCAACATGACCCAGGTTCAGACTACGCTGGTGGCCCTAGCAGGCCTG GCGAAAACAAAAGGGTTCCATACAACCATTGACATTGGAGTTAAGTATGCAGAAAAACAAACGAGACGTTTTGATGAAGGCAAGTTAAAGGCTGGCCAAAGTGTAATTGGTTTACAG ATGGGAACCAACAAATGTGCCAGCCAGGCAGGTATGACAGCCTATGGGACAAGGAGGCATCTTTATGATCCCAAAATGCAGACTGACAAACCTTTTGACCAGACCACGATTAGTCTGCAGATGGGCACCAACAAAGGAGCCAGCCAG GCTGGGATGTTGGCACCGGGTACCAGAAGAGACATCTACGACCAGAAGCTGACATTACAGCCCGTGGACAACTCGACCATCTCTCTTCAGATGGGTACCAACAAAGTCGCTTCCCAGAAAGGAATGAGCGTGTATGGGCTTGGGCGGCAAGTGTATGACCCCAAGTACTGTGCTGCCCCCACGGAGCCTGTCATTCACAACGGAAGCCAGGGCACGGGAACAAATGGGTCAGAAATCAGTGATAGCGACTACCAGGCAGAGTACCCCGATGAATACCATGGCGAGTACACTGATGACTATCCCCGAGAATACCAGTATGGCGACGACCAGGGCATTGACTACTAG
- the LOC114701361 gene encoding calponin-3 isoform X1: MTHFNKGPSYGLSAEVKNKIASKYDQQAEEDLRNWIEEVTGMGIGTNFQLGLKDGIILCELINKLQPGSVKKVNESSLNWPQLENIGNFIKAIQAYGMKPHDIFEANDLFENGNMTQVQTTLVALAGLAKTKGFHTTIDIGVKYAEKQTRRFDEGKLKAGQSVIGLQMGTNKCASQAGMTAYGTRRHLYDPKMQTDKPFDQTTISLQMGTNKGASQAGMLAPGTRRDIYDQKLTLQPVDNSTISLQMGTNKVASQKGMSVYGLGRQVYDPKYCAAPTEPVIHNGSQGTGTNGSEISDSDYQAEYPDEYHGEYTDDYPREYQYGDDQGIDY, encoded by the exons ATTGCATCCAAGTATGACCAGCAGGCGGAGGAAGATCTGCGCAACTGGATAGAAGAGGTGACGGGCATGGGCATTGGCACCAACTTCCAGCTGGGCCTCAAGGACGGCATCATCCTCTGCGA actCATAAACAAGCTACAGCCAGGCTCTGTGAAGAAAGTCAATGAATCCTCACTAAACTGGCCTCAG TTGGAGAATATCGGCAACTTTATTAAAGCCATTCAGGCTTATGGCATGAAGCCCCATGACATATTTGAAGCAAATGATCTTTTTGAGAATGGCAACATGACCCAGGTTCAGACTACGCTGGTGGCCCTAGCAGGCCTG GCGAAAACAAAAGGGTTCCATACAACCATTGACATTGGAGTTAAGTATGCAGAAAAACAAACGAGACGTTTTGATGAAGGCAAGTTAAAGGCTGGCCAAAGTGTAATTGGTTTACAG ATGGGAACCAACAAATGTGCCAGCCAGGCAGGTATGACAGCCTATGGGACAAGGAGGCATCTTTATGATCCCAAAATGCAGACTGACAAACCTTTTGACCAGACCACGATTAGTCTGCAGATGGGCACCAACAAAGGAGCCAGCCAG GCTGGGATGTTGGCACCGGGTACCAGAAGAGACATCTACGACCAGAAGCTGACATTACAGCCCGTGGACAACTCGACCATCTCTCTTCAGATGGGTACCAACAAAGTCGCTTCCCAGAAAGGAATGAGCGTGTATGGGCTTGGGCGGCAAGTGTATGACCCCAAGTACTGTGCTGCCCCCACGGAGCCTGTCATTCACAACGGAAGCCAGGGCACGGGAACAAATGGGTCAGAAATCAGTGATAGCGACTACCAGGCAGAGTACCCCGATGAATACCATGGCGAGTACACTGATGACTATCCCCGAGAATACCAGTATGGCGACGACCAGGGCATTGACTACTAG